In one Lycium barbarum isolate Lr01 chromosome 7, ASM1917538v2, whole genome shotgun sequence genomic region, the following are encoded:
- the LOC132603256 gene encoding glycosyltransferase BC10-like yields the protein MKTSQGWRLGMKEMQILSAPRQRSQLKKPTWIIVLVSLVSLFLICAYVYPPQGSGACYVFSLNGCKGGLSDWLPPAPARDLTDEELASHVVTNEILNTPPVVPENPKIAFMFLTPGALPFEKLWDRFFQGHEGKFSVYVHASKDKPVHFSRYFLNREIRSDKVVWGKISMVDAERRLLAYALKETDNQHFVLLSDSCIPLRDFDYVYNYLMYTNVSFVDCFEDPGPHGSGRYSEHMLPEVEKKDFRKGAQWFTMKRQHALAVMADSLYYRKFKDYCRPNMEGNRNCYSDEHYIPTFFHMLDPNGISNWSVTHVDWSEGKWHPKSYVRKDITFDLMKNITSISENVHVTSDARKEVQIRPCLWNGNQRPCYLFARKFLPETLDSLLELYANYTSI from the exons ATGAAGACATCTCAGGGGTGGCGTTTAGGCATGAAGGAGATGCAAATATTGTCTGCACCTCGACAGCGTTCTCAGTTAAAGAAACCAACATGGATAATCGTGTTGGTTTCTTTAGTTAGTTTGTTCCTAATTTGTGCTTACGTTTACCCCCCTCAAGGTTCTGGTGCTTGTTATGTATTCTCATTGAACGGATGCAAGGGTGGTCTTTCCGATTGGCTTCCACCTGCTCCTGCTAGAGATCTGACAGATGAAGAGCTTGCTTCCCATGTTGTAACTAATGAAATTCTCAACACACCCCCCGTCGTACCAGAGAACCCCAAAATAGCATTTATGTTCTTGACACCTGGTGCATTGCCATTTGAAAAGCTCTGGGACAGATTTTTTCAG GGCCATGAAGGCAAATTTTCTGTCTATGTACATGCATCTAAGGACAAACCAGTACATTTTAGCCGTTACTTCCTCAATCGGGAAATTCGTAGTGACAAG GTAGTGTGGGGAAAGATTTCTATGGTTGATGCAGAGAGACGCCTTTTAGCATATGCGCTTAAAGAGACTGACAATCAGCATTTTGTATTACTTTCTGACAG TTGTATACCCCTGCGTGATTTTGACTACGTTTACAACTACCTGATGTATACAAATGTCAGTTTTGTAGACTG CTTTGAGGATCCTGGTCCTCATGGAAGTGGAAGGTATTCTGAACATATGTTACCCGAAGTTGAAAAGAAGGATTTTCGAAAGGGTGCACAG TGGTTCACAATGAAACGACAGCACGCCCTTGCAGTTATGGCTGATAGTCTCTACTATAGAAAATTCAAGGACTACTGCAGG CCAAACATGGAGGGTAATCGGAACTGCTATTCTGATGAGCACTATATACCAACCTTTTTCCAT ATGCTTGATCCAAATGGAATTTCAAATTGGTCAGTAACACATGTTGATTGGTCTGAAGGGAAGTGGCACCCAAAATCATATGTGCGCAAAGATATCACGTTTGATCTTATGAAAAACATAACA TCTATTTCAGAGAATGTGCATGTGACAAGCGATGCGAGG AAAGAAGTTCAGATTAGGCCATGTCTATGGAATGGAAATCAACGACCATGTTACTTGTTTGCCAGAAAATTCTTACCTGAAACTCTTGATAGCTTGTTGGAGCTTTACGCCAATTATACATCGATTTAA